In Polyangiaceae bacterium, the DNA window AGGCGCTCTCGAGACGGAACCGCGAGCAGGCGGCGCGGCTCGCTACCGTGCGGCGTGAGGCAGGTGATGTGCCGCGCCAGATCTCGCCGGTTGTCCAAGAACCACTGCATGCGGCGCTTGAACCCGGGCAACGCGTCCACGACCTCGTCTTCCAAAGCCTCCACCGCGAACAGTGGAACCAGTCCCACCAGGGAGCGGGTCCTGAGCGGGATCACCTGGCCGTGGATGTGGAGCTGGTCGTAGTAAAAGCCGTCCTCCTCCTCCCACAGCCCGGTGCCACCCAGGCTGTTCATCGCGTCCACGATGGCCACGAAGTGCTCGAAGAACTTGGACGCCATGTCCTCGTAGCTCGGCTCGAAGCGCGCCAGCTCGAGCGCCATCGCCAGCATGGTGCTCGCGTAGAAGGCCATCCATGCCGTGCCGTCCGCCTGCTCCAGCCGCCCGCCGGACGGAAGCGCGTGAGAGCGATCGAACAGGCCAATGTTGTCGAGCCCGAGAAAGCCGCCGGAAAACAGGTGATCGCCCTCGTCGTCCTTGCGATTCACCCACCAGGTAAAGTTCAAGAGCAGCTTGTTGAACACGCGGGCGAGGAACACTCGATCTCGTTCGCCGCGCTTGGCGCTCATCTTGTACACGCGCCACGCCGCCCACGCGTGCACCGGCGGGTTCACGTCCGAAAAGCCGAACTCGTAAGCGGGGATCTGGCCGTTCGGGTGCAGGTACCACTCACGCAGCAAGAGCACGAGTTGCTCCTGCGCGAAGTGGGGGTCCAGCCGCGTCATGGGCAGCATGTGGAAGGCCAGGTCCCAGGCCGCGTACCAGGGGTACTCCCACTTGTCCGGCATGCTCAGCACGTCGCGGTTGTACAAGTGCCGCCAATCCCGGTTGCGTCCGTGATGGCGGCCCGCGGGCGGCGGCGGCATGGCCGGGTCTCCCTCCAGCCAATGCTCCACCACGTAGTGATAATACTGCTTCGTCCACAAGAGCCCCGCGTGGGCCTGACGCGCCACTCGAGCCTCTTCTTCGCTCTGCTGCGGAGGTCGCCGCGCCGCGTGGAAGGCGTCCGCCTCGACGATGCGATCCGACAAGATCCGCTCCACGTGCTCGGGCAGCCGCGCGAGCTCGTCGTCGACGTGAGCGGAGAGCCGCGCGCGCAGCACCACTTCCGCGCCCGGCGGGATCTCGAGCACGTAGTGCGCCGCGGCCTTGGTTCCGAACTGCGCGGGGTTCACCGCAGAACGCCGACCCTGGACCACGTATTCGTGGAACGCGTCCTTCACCCACTTTGACTCGTTCTCGGCGCCGAACAGGCGCTCCGCGTTCGTCTCGTTGTCCGTGAACAGCAGCTCTTCGAGCTCCGCCAGCGGCTCCAGCTCCAGGCGCATCAGGCCGAGGCTCTCGTGCTGGCACTGGATCACGTAGGGGCCATCGGCGTGCAGCTTGGGCTTCGGCCAGTAGCCCTCGGAGCTGCGCCCCCAGGACCAGGTGTTACGAAACCAAAGCGTGGGGAGCACGTGAATGCGCTGCGCCTCCGGCCCGCGATTCACAATCGTGTAGCGCGCGACGATGTCGTTCGGTCCGCCTTTGCCGTACTCCGCAAACACGTCGAAGTAGCGCGCTTCGTCGAACACGCCCAAGTCGGAGAGCTCGAGCTCGCGGTCGAGACGACCCCGTGCGGCGTTCTCGCTCACCAGTCGCTGATAGGGGAACGCGGCGTGCGGGTACTTGTAGAGCGCCTTGGCGTACGCGTACGTCGGCGTCGCGTCCAGGTAGTAGTAGAGTTCTTTGACGTCCTCGCCGTGGTTGCCCTCGGGCCCGGTCAGTCCGAACAAGCGCTCCTTCAAGATCGCATCTCGCTCGTTCCACAGCGCGAGGGCGAAGCACAGCCTCGCCTGGCGGTCGCAAATGCCGAGCAGCCCGTCTTCGCCCCAGCGGTAGGCTCGGCTGCGCGCGTGCTCGTGGGGAAAGTAGCGCCAGCTGTCGCCGTTGTCGGAGTAGTCCTCCCGCACGGTGCCCCATTGCCGCTCGGACAGGTACGGGCCCCACCGTTTCCAGTTCTTGTCGCGCCGAGCGTCCTCGGCGAGCCTCAGATCCTCTGCACTGACGACGGCCACCATCGCATCATTCCAGAGTCGCGCCGTCGTTCCCACCAGACTCGCGCCGACCCGACAAAATCCTCCGGGTCCATCCTGATGTTGGCTCGCCGCGGAACCTCGGGGCTCGACGGCGCGGTCAGGCTTCGTGGCCGGCGCGACTCAAGCGTCGGTCCAAGTCGAACGCCGCGCTGATCAGCGCCAAGTGCGTGAACGCCTGCGGGAAGTTTCCGAGGTGCTCACCCGAGGCCCCCAGCTGTTCCGCGTACAGGCCGACGTGGTTCGCGTATCCGAGCATCTTCTCGAAGTAGAAGCGCGCCTTCGGCAGGTTGCCCCCGCGGGAGAGGCACTCCACGTACCAGAAGCTGCAGATCGAGAACGTGCCCTCCTCGCCGTGGAGGCCGTCGGAGGCCGCTTCGCCCACGCGGTAGCGGTACACCAACGAGTCCTCCACCAGATCTCGCCGGATGGCGCGCATGGTGCTGAGCCAGCGCGGATCCGAGGGGCTCACGAAGCGCATCAAAGGCATCGCCAACGTGGCGGCGTCCAGCGTCTTGCTCCCCAGGTACTGCACGAACGCGCCGAGCTCCGCGTCGAAGAACTCTTCGTGGATCTGTTGGTGGATGCGATCTCGCGCGGCGAGCCAGCGATCGAAGGGCGACGGCAAGGATCGCTTCTGGGCCAGCCGCATCGCGCGGTCGAGCGCCACCCAGCACATCAGCCGTGAATACAGGAAGTGCTGGCGGCCTCCGCGCACCTCCCACACGCCCTCGTCCGGTTGGTTCCAGTTCTCGCACACCCAGTTCACGAGGCGCGTGACGTCCTTCCATGCGTCGTAGTGAATCGGGTCGCCGTACTTGTCGTACAGGTAGATGGAGTCCATCAGCTCGCCGTAGATGTCGAGCTGGAGCTGATCGTAGGCTCCGTTGCCGATACGCACCGGCGCGGAACCCCTGTACCCCTCGAGATGGGAGAGGCTCTCTTCCACCAGGTGCCGGCGGCCATCGAGACCGTACATGATCTGCAGCGCGCCCCCGTCGCTGAGCTCTCCGGTTCGCTCCTCCAGCCAGCCCATGAACTGCGCGGCTTCGTCGGTGAAACCCAGGCGCAGGAGGGCATACAACGTGAACGAGGCGTCGCGGATCCAAGTGTAGCGGTAGTCCCAATTGCGCACGCCCCCGATCTCTTCCGGCAGCCCGAAGGTGGGCGCGGCGACCAACGAGCCGTACTTCTGCGACGTCATCAGCTTGAGCACCAAGGCAGAGCGATTCACCATCTCGCGCCAGCGCCCCTTGTACTGAGAGCGCCCGATCCAGTTTCGCCAGAAGCTGGTGGTCATCTTGAAGGCTTCGGCCACGTAGTCCGGGAGCGCAGAAGGTGAGGGCTCACCGGGGACGACCTCTTCCAGGACCCACGGCGACGTCTCCCCGCTGCGGAGCTTGAACTCCGCAATGGCGGCGCCGTTCTCGATCCGCACCGGAACGGGCGTTCGCAATCGGAGCACGGTCTTGTCCGGACCTTCGGACGCGAATATCACCTCGCCCTCGCGGGTTTCGACCTTGTGCGACGCGCGTCCGTAGTCGAATCGAGGCTCGCAGACCATGCGAAAGGCAACCTCTCCGCGAACGGTCTTCGCGCGGCGAACCAGGTTGTGCGCCCAGCCCACTTCCTCCACGGGCATGAAGTCGCTCACCTCCGCGACGCCCTCGTGGGAGAGAAAGCGAGAGAGCAGGATGTTCGTGTCCGGCAGGTACATCTGCTTCTGCTTGGCGCCCTCGAGCACCGGAGCGAGCTGAAAGCGACCGCCCTTTTCGCGGTCCAACAGCGCTCCAAACACGGTGGGGGAGTCGAACTCCGGAAAGCACATGAAGTCGATCGACCCGTCCATGCCCACCAGGGCCACGGTGTGCAGATCCCCGATCACCCCGTAGTTCTCGATCGGCTGGTAACCCTGCATCGTTCCTCACTCCTCCTGGCTGTCGGCTCACACGTCGCCGAGTGTCGAAGGTCGTACGAAATCCACCGCTTCGTCCACCGAAAGTCCTCTGCAAGTTGCAGCGCGACCGCTGCTGCTCGCGTGCACAGTGCTCGCCTCGCCGCCTGCGTGTTACCGAATGAGGCGGGCCACGGGCGTTTCGACGCACGGACCGTCAATTCATGGGGCGTCGATGGGCCCGCGTTTCGGGCACACAACGAGAGAACAGGAGCGTCATGGGCTCAGTCGAAACTCTGGAACCGAGCGTATTCGTGATCTTCGGCGGCACGGGAGATCTGTCTCGCCGCAAGTTGTTGCCGGCGTTGGCTCGACACTTCGAGCATGGGACGTTGGCGGGCAAGTGTGCCGTCGTCGGCGTGTCGCCCGACACGTCGGTGAACGACGAGTCTTACAGAGATCTCGCCCTCAAAGCGCTGAGTGACGCCGGCCTGGACAAGAGCGCCATCGATCAGCTGAACGAGAACCTCTACTTCCAGACCATCGGCAAGGGCACGAAGGACGACTACGCCGCGTTGGCCTCGCGCCTGAACGACATTCGGAAGAAGCACGACCTGCCGCAGAACTACGCGTTCTATCTGGCGCTACCACCGGGGGCCGTTGCAGGCGTGGTCGAAGGCCTCGACGGCGCAGGGCTCTCCAAGCCGGAGGGTTGGTCTCGCCTGGTGGTGGAAAAGCCGTTCGGGCGCGACCTGGCCTCGGCGAAGGCGCTAAACGACAAGCTCCACCAACACTTCCGCGAGGAGCAGATCTATCGAATCGATCACTACTTGGGCAAAGAGACGGTCCAGAACCTGTTGGTGTTCCGCTTCGCAAACGCGATCTTCGAGTCCTTGTGGAACCGTGAGCGGGTGCACAGCGTGGAGATTCGCGTGGCGGAGGACCTCGGGGTGGGGACCCGGGCGGGCTACTACGACAAGAGCGGCGCCACGCGGGACATGATCCAAAACCACCTGACCCAGCTGCTCACGTTGGTGGCGATGGAAGTGCCGACGTCCTTCGAGGCTGACGCCATCCGCCACGAGAAGATCAAGGTCTTGAAGTCCATCGCCCCCATCGACTGCGACCGCGTCGTGCGCGGCCAGTACGCCGGCGGCACCGTGGACAATCGCAAGGTCCCGGGCTACCGCGAGGAGGCCGGCGTCGCCGACGATTCCCAGACCGACACCTTCGTCGGCCTCGAGATCCTGGTGAACACCTGGCGCTGGAAGGGAGTGCCGTTCTATCTCCGCACCGGCAAGCGCATGAAGAAGCGCCTCACGCAGATCATCGTGCGCTTCAACGACGTGCCAGTGAGCCTGTTTCGCTCCAAGGGCTTGGCGCTCGACACCGCCGACATCTTGGTGCTCACCCTGCAGCCGGACGAAGGCTTCAGCCTGCACTTCGACGTGAAGGAACCGGGTGAGCCCTTCCGTCTCAAGCGCATTCCCCTCGCCTTCCGCTACAAGGACGAGTTCCATGACATGCCCGAAGCCTACGAAACGTTGCTCCTGGACGTGCTCGAAGGCGATCAGACGTTGTTCGTGCACGCGGAAGAGGTGGAAGAGTCTTGGCGCGTGTACACGCCGTTGGTGGAGAATCCTCCGCCACTTCACAGCTACCCTGCGGGGACTTGGGGGCCGAAGGAAGCCGAGCACCTCCGTGTGCCGGAGGGGGACCTGTGGCGCTGAAGGTGTTGCCGGATGCCGACGCGGTGGCTCGCGCCGTCGCGGACCGGATACTCCAAGACGCACAGTGCGCCGCGCATGCACGGGGCGCGTTTCGCATAGCGCTGGCGGGGGGAAGCTCACCCAAACCGCTGTATCGACTGCTGGCCGGCCAACGTGACCAGGTCGACTGGAGCGTTTGGCAGGTGTTCTTCGGTGACGAGCGCGTGGTCCCGCCGGAGGACGAGAAGAGCAACTACCGCTTGGCTCGGGAAACGTTCCTCGATCACGTTCCCATCCCGCCGATGAACGTTCACCGCATTCGAGGCGAGCTTGCACCGGCCGCTGCGGCGGAAGACTACGCCGCCACGCTGGGCGACCAACGGCTGGACGTCGTGCTCTTGGGCATGGGCGACGATGGACACACGGCCAGCCTGTTTCCGGGATCTCCCGCCCTGGATGAACGATCGACGACGGTGGTCACGAGCGTCAGCCCCGTTCCCCCCAAGGATCGAGTCACGCTCACGTTCCCGGTGCTGAACGCCGCCCGGGCGGTGTACTTCGTGATCACCGGCGAAGCAAAAGCGGAACGACTGGCTCAGATGCTGGAACAGCGGGCCCGCGGCGAGCCCGAGCTGCCGTCCGCGCGGGTGGACCCGGCGGACGGAGAGCTCGTCATCTACGCCGACGCGCCCGCAGCAGCCAAAACTCGGACACCGGAGACTACCCAATGAACCTCACTCAGTCTCGCGCTTACCAAGCACTGGCGGCGCATCATCGCGACGTCGCGGACGTCTCCATGCGCTCACTCTTCGCGGAAGATACCAGGCGCTTCGAGACGATGTCCCTGGAGCTCGACGGCATCCTGTTCGACTACTCCAAGCACCGCGCCACGAATGAAACCCTCGCACTGCTGATTCAGCTGGCGGAGCAAGCCGAGCTGGGCGCCTTCATCGAGCGCATGTTCACGGGTGAGAGGATCAACGTGACGGAGGACCGAGCCGTGCTCCACACGGCGCTCCGAAACCGTTCGAACACTCCCGTGTTGGTGGACGGCAAGGACGTGATGCCGGAAGTGAACGCCGTGCTGGCGAAGATGCGCCGCTTCACCGAGGCGCTGCACTCGGGCGCCTGGCGCGGCCACACCGGCAAGGCCATCACGGACATCGTCAACATCGGCATCGGCGGCTCGGATCTGGGGCCGCTGATGGTGACCGAAGCGCTCCGCCCCTACTGGAAGCCGGGCATGCGAGCCCATTTCGTGTCGAACGTGGACGGAACCCACCTAGCGGAAGCTCTGAAGCTGGTGAGCCCCGAGACCACGCTGTTCACCGTCGCCAGCAAGACGTTCACCACCCAAGAGACGCTGACCAACGCCAAGTCCGCCCGCAAATGGCTGCTCGACGCGCTGGGGGATCGCTCCGCCGTCGCCAAGCACTTCGTCGCCCTCTCCACCAACACCGAAGCCGTGAAGGACTTCGGCATCGATCCCGACAACATGTTCGAGTTCTGGGACTGGGTGGGCGGCCGCTACTCCCTGTGGTCGGCCATCGGCCTGTCCATCGCCTGCGTGCTGGGCATGGATCACTTCGAGGAGCTCCTCGCAGGCGCGCACGAGACGGACAAGCACTTCCGCACGGCGCCCTTCGCGGAGAACGTGCCGGTGCTCATGGGGCTCCTCGGCGTGTGGTACGCGAACTTCTTCGGTGCCGAGACCCACGCCATCCTGCCCTACGACCAGTACCTCCATCGCTTCGCCGCCTACTTCCAACAGGGCGACATGGAGAGCAACGGCAAGCGCGTCGATCGCGAAGGCAAGCCCATCACGGACTACACCACGGGTCCCGTGATCTGGGGCGAGCCCGGCACCAACGGGCAGCACGCTTTCTACCAGCTCATTCACCAGGGCACGCGACTGATCCCGGCGGACTTCATCGCGCCGGCGCAGAGCCACAACCCCATGGGCGAGCATCACCCGATCTTGCTCGCCAACTTCTTCGCCCAGACGGAAGCGCTGATGAAGGGCAAGACGGAAGAAGAGGCCCGCGCGGAGCTGGTGGCCGCGGGCCTGCCCCAAGACCGCATCGCTCGGCTGTTGCCGCACAAGCAGTTTCCGGGCAACCGCCCCACCAGCTCCTTCTTGATGGACCGCGTCACGCCCCACCGCTTGGGCCAGCTCATAGCCCTCTACGAGCACAAGATCTTCACCCAGGGCATGATCTGGAACGTCAACAGCTTCGACCAGTGGGGCGTGGAGCTCGGCAAACAGCTGGCCAAGAAGATCCTGCCCGAGCTCGGTACTCCACAACCCGTGACCAGCCACGACGGCTCCACCAACGGGCTCATCAACCACTACAAGAAGCTGCGCGCCGAGCGCGCCTGAGGAGGGAACATGGCCAAGTCACTCTTGGAGCAACTCAAGAGCATGACTGTCGTCGTGGCGGACACCGGCGACATCAATTCCATCGAACGGTTCAAGCCCCGAGACGCGACGACCAATCCGTCGCTCATCTCCGCCGCGGCCCAGATGCCGGAGTACCAAGAGGTGGTGGATGGCGCGCTTTCCTGGTCCAAGGAGCGCGCCGGCAAGGGCGCCGACAAGAAACGGATCCTCGACGCTGCCATCGATCGTCTGAGCGTGGAGTTCGGCCTCCGCATTCTGAAGATCGTTCCCGGCCGTGTATCCACGGAGGTGGACGCCCGGCTCTCCTTCGACACGGACAAGACCATCGCCAAGGCGCGGGAGCTGATCTCGCAGTACGAAGCGGCGGGCGCCTCCCGCGAGCGCATCCTGATCAAGATCGCGTCCACCTGGGAAGGCGTGGTGGCCGCCAAGCAGCTGGAGCAGGAAGGCATCCACTGTAACCTCACGCTGCTCTTCGGGCTGCACCAAGCCGTGGCCTGCGCAGACGCGAAAGTGACGCTGATCTCCCCCTTCGTGGGTCGCATCCTGGATTGGCACAAGAAGCAGACGGGGAGAGAGAGCTATCCGCCCGCCCAGGATCCCGGCGTGGTGAACGTGACCGGCATCTACCGCTACTTCAAGCACCATGGCCACGCGACGGAGATCATGGGCGCGAGCTTCCGCAACGTCGGCGAGATTCAAGAGCTCGCCGGTTGCGACCTCTTGACCATTTCGCCCAAGCTCCTGACCCAGTTGGAGAGCAGCGAAGGCGAGCTGCCGCGAAAGCTCGATCCGGAAGCGGCCAAACGCCAGAAGATCGACGCGATCGCCATGGACGAGAGCACTTTTCGCCGCATGCACGAAGAGGATCGCATGGCGACGGAGAAGCTGGCGGAAGGCATCGAGGGGTTCTCCAAGGCCATCGTGGCGCTGGAGAAGCTCCTGGAGGAGCGCCTGGCGAAGCTCGAGGGCAGCAATCGCATCGTGTCCGCCGCCAAGACGATGTTCTCCGTCTACGACCTGGACGGCGACGGCGCCATCACCCGCGAAGAGTGGGGCGGCACCGACGCGGTGTTCGACGCCCTCGACCGCGACGGCGACGGCCGCGTCACCCCGGAAGAGCTGGCCGCCGGCATCGGCGCAGCGCATTGCTTGAAGTGACCCCCTGACCACATCTTGGAGAGAAAGCTCATGGCAGACAAGGCAGCGTTCGGAATGATCGGTCTCGGGGTGATGGGAAAGAACCTGTCCCTCAACATCTCGGACCACGGCTACTCCATGGCCGTCTGGAATCTCGAGAAGGACATGATGATGAAGGCGGTGGCAGGCACCGCCCTTCGCCCCAACGACACCCTGAAGGATCTGGTGGCGAACCTCGAGAAGCCCCGCCGCATCATCTTGCTGATCAAGGCCGGAAAGCCCGTGGATTCAGTGCTCGATCAGCTCGAGCCACTGCTCGAGCCGGGAGACATCGTGATCGACGGGGGCAACTCCTGGTACCAGGACACCCAGCGCCGCGAGCAGCGCATGGCCGCCAAGAACATCAACTTCTTCGGCATGGGCGTGTCCGGAGGTGAAGACGGCGCGCGCCACGGCCCCAGCATGATGCCGGGCGGCAAGCGCGAGGCCTACGAGCACGTCCGCCCGATGCTGGAGGCCATCGCCGCCAAGACGGACTCGGGCCCCTGTGTCACCTACGTGGGTCCGGATGGGGCCGGCCATTTCGTGAAGATGGTGCACAACGGCATCGAGTACGCCGACATGCAGTGCATCGCCGAGGCGTACCACGTGCTGCGCGAGATCGCGGCCATGCAGCCCCCGGCTCTCGCGGAGGTGTTCACCGATTACAACCAGGGACCGCTGGAGTCGTTCCTGATCGAGATCACCGCCAAGATTTTCGGCGTGAAGGATCCCGAGTCAGGGGGCTGGCTGGTCGACCACGTGTTGGATCGTGCAGGTCAGAAGGGCACCGGTCGTTGGACGGCACAGATCGCGCTGGAGCTGGGCGTGGCAATTCCGTCCATCGCCGCCGCGATCGACGCCCGCGTGCTGTCCAGCATGAAGGAGGAGCGTGTGCGTGCCAGCAAGGTGCTCCGGGGCGCCGCCGGTCAGACCACGGTGGAAGAGAAGAAGAAGCTCGTGAAGGACGTCCACGACGCCCTGTTGTGCTCCAAGATCTGCGCCTACGCCCAGGGCATGGCGCTCATCGCCGAGGGCTCCCGCCACAACGAATGGGGCGTAGATCTGCGAGAAATGGCCCGTATTTGGAAGGGCGGCTGCATCATCCGGGCGCGCTTCTTGGACACCATCATGAAGGCCTACGAGCGAAACCCGAAGCTCGACAACCTGCTCTTGGACGAAACCATCTACGAGCAGATCCAGAGCGGTCAATCCGCCTGGCGGCGCATCGTTGGCCTGGCCCAGAGCCACGGCATCCCCGTCCCAGCCATGAGCGCGAGTCTCGCCTACTACGACAGCTACCGCGCGGCGCGCCTACCGCAGAACCTCACGCAGGCTCAGCGCGACGCCTTCGGGTCCCACACCTACCAACGGGACAGCGATCCCGAGGGCCCCTTCGTTCACACGGACTGGCTTTGAGCCGACGTCCTGCGTGAGGGTCCGTTTCATTTTGTTGGTCCGGCGCGAACCCCGTCGTGTCCGCGCCGGCCCGACAATCAATCTCAGAAGCTGCGTCCATCCACCTTCGTGATCGTGAGCGCGTCCAGGTCCACGCCGTCCAGGCAGCGGACGTTGATCGCGCGCACGTCGCTGCCATCGGGATTCTTGCCGTAGGCGAAGGGACGGATGCCGCACGTCGTGCAGAACTTGTGCGCGATCTTCTTGGTGTGGAAACGGTAGTCGGCGATGTCGCTCTCCCCGGACAGGAGCTCGAAGTCCGCGGCGGGAACGAACGTCAGGAGCCAGCCGGCTCGTGAGCAGATCGAGCAGTTGCAAGAGATCACCTGCTCGAGCGCGGTGCTGACCTGGTAGCGGACTTTGCCGCAGTGACACGAACCTTCGTAGCGCTTGGCCTCGCTCATGCCGGGTGTTTGCGCGGTTTTGCCCGTGGCGTATTGTAGAAACGCGACACATGCGCAAGACCGCGACAACACACGGCATTTTGAACCCCTCCGAGGGGGCACAGCACTTCACGCTGACGCGTCACGCACCCTCGGCTGCCCTGTCGCCCTTCGTGGAACGTTACTGGATCGTGCGCTGGGACCTCGAAGGTCGCCCGCCCTTCGTGCAGGAAACACTGCCCCACCCCTGCGTGAACCTGGCCTTCGAAGCGGGACGCTCGGCGGTGCACGGCGTGGGGACGGCGAAGTTTCGCGCGCGGCTCGAGGGCAAGGGTCACGTGATCGGCACCAAGTTCAGACCGGGAGGCTTCTTCCCGTTTTACGGGCACGACGTGTCGGAGCTCACGGATCGGGTCGTAGCGCTCTCCGAGGTGTTCGACGTGGACGGTCTCGCGCTCGAGGGCGAGGTGCTGGCTGCCGAAGACGACGCTTCGGCGATAGCCGTGGTCGAGCGCTTCCTCATGAAACGTGAGCCCGAGCCGGACGCGATCGTCGACCTCGTGGCGCGCATCACGGAGGTGGCTCTCGAGAACCGTGCCATCACCCGCGTGGAGCAGCTGTCGGAGCAGACGCGTGTGCCCGTCCGCAAGCTGCAGCGGCTGTTTCGCAAGTACGTAGGCGCCAGCGCGAAATGGGTGATTCGTCGCTACCGCGTCCACGAAGCCGCGGAGCGCGTCGCCCACGGCACCACTCAAGACTGGGCCGCTCTGGCGCTGGAGCTGGGCTACACGGACCAGTCCCACTTCATCGCGGACTTCAAGTCCCAGGTCGGCCATTCCCCCGCCGCCTACGCGGAGCTCTGCCGCGGCGGCGCCTGAACCGACAAAAACGCTTCGGCCCCCCGTTCCGAAGAACGAGGGGCCGAGGGTGCTTGCCGCTAGCGCGCTTCAGCGCGGGTACGGCGGGACGTACGGGTTGGTGATGTTGTGCGAGGTAGTCACGCTGAACATCTTGCCCGCACCGTGGCAGGTCTCACAGGACTCCATCTCGTCGCCGTTCCACGGATCCGCCGGGGTCGGGTCGGAGATCATGAGGTTGCCGTGGGCGACGGAAGAGTCGCTGTCGTGGCAGCTCATGCACGCCAGGCGCGCCGGCTTCTCGCTCCAGGAGGAGCTGTCCGCGTGGCACTTCTGACAGTTGCGCACGTCCTGCGGGAAGATGATGCTCCCGCCCACGTTCACCTCGCCGGGCTTGTTCACGTAAGCCAGGAAGTGCGCGCCGTGGATGCGGCGAGAGATGGGCGCCGCACCGAAGCCGGCGTTGCTGCGCCCGGACGCCGCCGAGGAGCCCCAGCCGTCGACGAAGGTGTCGGTGGCCAGACGATCATTGGCGGTGCGACGGTAGTCGTGGCAAGCGCCGCACACGTCCACGTCCCAGTCGTAGTTGCCGTGGATGCCGCCCTGAGAGCCGGGGTTGTGGCAATCACCGCAGTTGGTCGCGATCTTCGGCTCCACGGAGGCCGTGCCCACCTGGAAGTTCATGATGCCGAAGGAACGCGGCGACGGGCTGACGCGGATCCAGACGGTGTAGGTGCCCGGCTCTGCGGTGGCGACGTCATCCAACTGATAGGTGAAGTTGTCGGCGTTCCAGGTGACCTTGGGGTCGTCGTCCGCCGGGTTCGAGTGCTTGTAGATCGGGTTCGCCGGGTAGGAGCCGGAGCCGGCCTTGGCGACGTACACGCCGGGAGCGAGGGTCAGCGCCGTTGCCACGTCGCTACCCACGATCTCGAGGTTCGATTGACGCGGGCTGGGCAGCGCCATGACCTCTACCGCGTCGCCCTTGACCGCGGCAAACGCCACGGAGCGGAACGACGAGCTGGCGTTCAACCAGGCGGCGACCTCGACGGACGTCGCACCGGCCTTCTTGATGGCCGTGTCCGTGTTCACGGTGACGGCCTTCGCGCCCACCTTGATCTGCAGGTTCGCGGCCGTGCTCAGATCCCAGGGACCGGCTGCGCTGAGCACGGAGCCACGAGCCGCCGTAGTGAGCTGCGGGATGCGCCGGGCGCGGGGACCGTTGACGAACAGGTAGCTGCTCGAAGCGATGGTGGAAGGATCGATGGCGGTGTTCGTCGCCTTGTCCTTCACCACCACGGTCACGACCGGTGCCTCGCCGGCCACGTAGTACGTGCCGTTGCCGGGGGGCGTCATGGTCACGTCCAGCGTGTACTTGTTGGCTTGGTCCGTGATCAAGTGCTTGTCGGTGATGTCGTTGGCGTTGTGGCACATCGAGCAGTTCGCATCGCTCGCCTGCGCGCCGCCACCGTGCTTCTGGATCTCGCACTTGCCGGTCGTCGTGTTGCACTCGCCGGTGCCGTAAGCGGCCAAGCAGTCGGTCTTGGTGGTGCAGGCGGTGTTGCCGAGCACGCGCGGGGGCTTGAAGTCACCCGAGGCCCACTCCACGGCGTCGTGGCAGGCGCCGCAGGCCTGGCGGCTGGGCTTGCTCTTCCACACGTCGTCCTGGTGACACTTCGCGCAGTTCTTGATGTTGGCCGGGAAGGCCGTCTCGAGATACGCCTCGAAGTCGCCCCAGGTCGGGTTGGTGTTGAACTCGGACGCGAGGTCTTCACCCATGTGCGCACCGTGAACGCGGCGCACGAGGTCGT includes these proteins:
- a CDS encoding glucosidase, which gives rise to MVAVVSAEDLRLAEDARRDKNWKRWGPYLSERQWGTVREDYSDNGDSWRYFPHEHARSRAYRWGEDGLLGICDRQARLCFALALWNERDAILKERLFGLTGPEGNHGEDVKELYYYLDATPTYAYAKALYKYPHAAFPYQRLVSENAARGRLDRELELSDLGVFDEARYFDVFAEYGKGGPNDIVARYTIVNRGPEAQRIHVLPTLWFRNTWSWGRSSEGYWPKPKLHADGPYVIQCQHESLGLMRLELEPLAELEELLFTDNETNAERLFGAENESKWVKDAFHEYVVQGRRSAVNPAQFGTKAAAHYVLEIPPGAEVVLRARLSAHVDDELARLPEHVERILSDRIVEADAFHAARRPPQQSEEEARVARQAHAGLLWTKQYYHYVVEHWLEGDPAMPPPPAGRHHGRNRDWRHLYNRDVLSMPDKWEYPWYAAWDLAFHMLPMTRLDPHFAQEQLVLLLREWYLHPNGQIPAYEFGFSDVNPPVHAWAAWRVYKMSAKRGERDRVFLARVFNKLLLNFTWWVNRKDDEGDHLFSGGFLGLDNIGLFDRSHALPSGGRLEQADGTAWMAFYASTMLAMALELARFEPSYEDMASKFFEHFVAIVDAMNSLGGTGLWEEEDGFYYDQLHIHGQVIPLRTRSLVGLVPLFAVEALEDEVVDALPGFKRRMQWFLDNRRDLARHITCLTPHGSEPRRLLAVPSRERLVRLLGYLLDEAEFLSPWGIRSLSRFHSAQPYVFHIDGREYRVDYEPGESTTGMFGGNSNWRGPVWFPLNYLIIEALERYHYFYGDTLKVECPKGSGNWVTLDRAAHEIARRLSRLFLPNSAGRRPCHGPDRRYGDDPAFRDLVLFYEYFDGDSGEGLGASHQTGWTALVAQCLENVAAHRGQ
- a CDS encoding glycoside hydrolase family 15 protein; the protein is MQGYQPIENYGVIGDLHTVALVGMDGSIDFMCFPEFDSPTVFGALLDREKGGRFQLAPVLEGAKQKQMYLPDTNILLSRFLSHEGVAEVSDFMPVEEVGWAHNLVRRAKTVRGEVAFRMVCEPRFDYGRASHKVETREGEVIFASEGPDKTVLRLRTPVPVRIENGAAIAEFKLRSGETSPWVLEEVVPGEPSPSALPDYVAEAFKMTTSFWRNWIGRSQYKGRWREMVNRSALVLKLMTSQKYGSLVAAPTFGLPEEIGGVRNWDYRYTWIRDASFTLYALLRLGFTDEAAQFMGWLEERTGELSDGGALQIMYGLDGRRHLVEESLSHLEGYRGSAPVRIGNGAYDQLQLDIYGELMDSIYLYDKYGDPIHYDAWKDVTRLVNWVCENWNQPDEGVWEVRGGRQHFLYSRLMCWVALDRAMRLAQKRSLPSPFDRWLAARDRIHQQIHEEFFDAELGAFVQYLGSKTLDAATLAMPLMRFVSPSDPRWLSTMRAIRRDLVEDSLVYRYRVGEAASDGLHGEEGTFSICSFWYVECLSRGGNLPKARFYFEKMLGYANHVGLYAEQLGASGEHLGNFPQAFTHLALISAAFDLDRRLSRAGHEA
- the zwf gene encoding glucose-6-phosphate dehydrogenase — encoded protein: MGSVETLEPSVFVIFGGTGDLSRRKLLPALARHFEHGTLAGKCAVVGVSPDTSVNDESYRDLALKALSDAGLDKSAIDQLNENLYFQTIGKGTKDDYAALASRLNDIRKKHDLPQNYAFYLALPPGAVAGVVEGLDGAGLSKPEGWSRLVVEKPFGRDLASAKALNDKLHQHFREEQIYRIDHYLGKETVQNLLVFRFANAIFESLWNRERVHSVEIRVAEDLGVGTRAGYYDKSGATRDMIQNHLTQLLTLVAMEVPTSFEADAIRHEKIKVLKSIAPIDCDRVVRGQYAGGTVDNRKVPGYREEAGVADDSQTDTFVGLEILVNTWRWKGVPFYLRTGKRMKKRLTQIIVRFNDVPVSLFRSKGLALDTADILVLTLQPDEGFSLHFDVKEPGEPFRLKRIPLAFRYKDEFHDMPEAYETLLLDVLEGDQTLFVHAEEVEESWRVYTPLVENPPPLHSYPAGTWGPKEAEHLRVPEGDLWR